The genomic interval GAGGCCCATGCTTGGACAGGCCCGTTTGCGCCGTCAATCTAACTTCGGACGGGTCGGGGCCCCACCACGGCTGGTACGTTAACTACATCGAGGTCACTTCGACTGGAGTCCACGCGCCCTGCTCTCAGTTGCAGTTCACGGTGGAGGAGTGGCTCGCAACCGACAGGTCGCCGTATCAGCTCTGGGCCGCATACAACAACTGCCCAAAAGTCTTGGGTGAGGCCCGTTATAAAGCCCAGATACGCGATGTTGTGGGCTCTCAAAATAGGCCTGGGTCGGGTTTCTCTGTTTTGGCCCGCAAACGTTCGGGAGTAGGGATGTAGTATTTATTAAGTGGTCGTTGTGGATGTGTTGTGAAACACGTGTTTTTTTGGGGATGctcttgttacaatttgtgttttGCGTTCTCCTTAACCTTGTTCTGGCATTGCTGAGAAGTACCACGttgtatttttattgtttattagtATTGAATAAAGGATGTTGCGTTTGGAGTTTTATGTTGTGAGGTTATGTTCGAAAAAATGACAACTGCATTACATGTGTCCACAAAACTCTAAAAAAGGGAAACAAATTATTGAGTATACTTTTAGTAGCTTTCTTGGCTTATCTGTAacattagattttttttataaattgaattACTCACGTTTGATCTTTGTACTTTTCAATTTTTAGATTGtgcttttatttcatgtttcatttaaaatgaataaatatgtgCGTGGCGTTATTTGGCATAgctttataaaagaaaaacattgaGACGAGACTTTGAacaatgaaatatttaatttgatttagttgatttaaaaaaaaaataggaatgatgaaatttaaagaaattattaaatgaaatttaaaaacattaagACGAGACTTTGAatagtaaaatatatttcaaatataagTGTGGTACAATTGATCCCAAAAGAATAAAGAAACTTAAAAAAGAGTTAAATGGGACACATATTTAGTTACTCCAAGCATTAACTTCAACATTTTCCTTTAACCTTGCACACATTTgagtttttttaagaaaaaatccaaaatgttttttttattcatcttcCATATCTGATGAAAAGAATTCATCTttcaaaaaatatctttttaacgATTCATTATCTTCTCATATATTTCGGATATTTCTCTTTGCTAAAGaagataaaaacaattttcttgGATTTAATACTTACAACACTTTATATATCTACTTCActataatcttttatttttcttacatgTTTATCACATTTACAATGTTTCATATGTCTCAGTTCTTTCAGGATCTTGATCTTGTTTCTCAATCTGTGTCTGAACTTTCAACAATGCTTGTTTTATTTCTTCATCTTCTGGTGTCTCTTTTAACAAGATTCTGTAATCTTGTATTGAAGTTTCCCATCTTTTCAactatataatttcaaaacaAGCATCACGCAGTCATATTTATAGAAagttaaaacttaaaaacatgtatttagaaaatcattgaataaaaatcaattttaaagacaaaaaataattagttgttatagtaattatattaaaattattttaaaaattaaaaatattattgatttttaaattagtttataatattgataaatagtttttaaatttgtatctaattagctaccaagttttaactaccaattatttagattgtaaatttgatagcaaaattcttggtagctaattaaatattaatttaaaaactatttctCAATAATAAAcacttatttaaaaaacaataatttgtttagtctttacaatagtatttaatttggtcactataaaaattaattattttttatttttaaaattggtatGATTTAGGATTTAAGGTTTAGAGTTTAGGATTTAGTAAAAAACGTGCCACAAAGAAGTGAATATAAATAGGATAGATGAATCACCTTATCACTACAATCTGCCCTTCTCAACCTAGCCTTCCTATAAGAGGGACGCAAGTTAAGGGCAATGGTGCAATCATCCATTGCTTTATCAAATTGGCCCAACTTTGATCTACAAGCAGCTCTATTGCACAGTAGAATAGAGTTATATAAATCATGTTCAAGGCCTTCTTCATAGGCAATGCAAGCCTCCTTAAAATTTGCTACCTTGAAAAGCTCATTTCCTTTTGCACGAGCACTTGTCACAGCTTGAGTTTTTCTTACCACCTTATGTGCTTCCTTACTATTAGGATCTGACTTAATTGCTTTTTCTACTCCTTCCAAGGCATTTTCAAACCTACCAAATAATGAATGTATACAAATCAAGAGAAGTGATGCAAAATTACTTCATTAACAATGCTGAAGTTTTAGCTAACCTGCCATTAACTAAATCAACTTGAGCCCATTTCACCAATAAGTTTGCATTACCAATTGGTCCAAAGAACTTAGTGTACTCATCAACTTCAAATTTTGGGCATTTTGACATTACTTTGTCTGCATCTTCATGTTTATGAAGCTTTAGTAGGGCTTCGGCTTGTAAGGTATATATCTTAATGACCAAAGAAAAATCATATTAACAAAATGGACACAAGTACACAAGGGTGAATAAGATAGAAACAAAACTCTAATACTTTGATTTACATAATAATGTAAAAGAAGTAGCAACTCACTTGTGGAGCAGAATCTGCACCAGATGATAGAATGATGTTGGTTTCAGTTATAAGTGTGTTCCAATCACCCAACTTAAGAGTCTTTGAACATTTGTTTAGATATACTTGGAGAATCTTTACTTTAGCAATCTCATCTGAATTAGCTTCTGCTCCAGCTTGTTTATAATGATACAAAGCCTTATCTGTTTCTCCTAATctataagaaaaaatacatgaaaagtAACACAAATTAGAAGTGATAGCAATTAACAATGACATGAAACAAAATACACATTCCACATATCAAAATGAAACATGCAAACCTACCTGAAATACAATTTTCCCAATCGATTGTGTGCTCTATGGTAACAAGGCTCAATTTGAATGGCTTCCCTGCATTCAAAAACAGCCTCCAAAAGCCTACCAAGAGCAGTTAGTGCAGCAGTTTTGTTATACCTATAAGTAGCCTTATTAGGGTCAATTTCAATGGCAGCATTACAAGGCTAATGCCTCGCAAAACCTTCCATTCTTGTAATCTTCATTGCCCATTATTTTCAATCGCTCAGGATCCATTTTTGTAGACAAAGTCCTGCATAGAAAATCTGATGGTTCCTTGCTTCGtttggtttttttattataattactatTACCATATTCATGTCCTCTCTTTGAAACATTACCAACACTATAATTCATTTCACTGTAATATTTATGATCCAATCCACCTCCCCCTCCTCCGAGGTTACCTAAATTACCATACAACATCACATTGTTGGAAGAAGCTTGAGCAGGGCTATTACCTCTCTTGGACACTAGTTGATCATTGATCATGCTTTCAAGTTCATCAAAGATACCATCAACTTCTTTTGGaacccttcttccttgattcaCATAACCTTGAGTGGGTGAGGGTTTTCTCCTTTTTATTTCATTCAAATTTTGTGGTTTCCCATGGCTAACAACACGAGTTGGCTTATGAGGATTGGAGATTGAATGAGATGAGGAGTTTGTAACATCATTATTTGAAACAAAATCTTTAGAACCAACACATTcccatttttcatcttttggtaaattttcaaaattgttggCAATGGGAGAAGAACCTGCAGAGACTGATTTGTTTCGTccaaatattattgttattaagcCACAACCAGGTTTCCTCTCAGGTCAATCGCTCctcatttttttcctttcacGTTCTATTATCGTCATGTGTAACacaatattttactt from Phaseolus vulgaris cultivar G19833 chromosome 1, P. vulgaris v2.0, whole genome shotgun sequence carries:
- the LOC137815158 gene encoding PLAT domain-containing protein 3-like, whose protein sequence is MATPTRLLLLILSLLSLCFVSTVRSDDDCVYTVYIRTGSVINGGTDSIIGLKLIDALGYGLYITNLEAWGGLMDPGHNYFERGNLDIFSGRGPCLDRPVCAVNLTSDGSGPHHGWYVNYIEVTSTGVHAPCSQLQFTVEEWLATDRSPYQLWAAYNNCPKVLGEARYKAQIRDVVGSQNRPGSGFSVLARKRSGVGM